In the genome of Candidatus Reidiella endopervernicosa, one region contains:
- the alaS gene encoding alanine--tRNA ligase, with translation MNSSADIRQAFLDFFADKEHQVVASSPLVPGNDPTLLFTNAGMVQFKDVFTGQDKRSYARATSVQRCVRAGGKHNDLENVGYTARHHTFFEMLGNFSFGDYFKRDAIQHAWQFLTETCGLPAEKLWVTVYEEDQEAADIWLNELKVSPDRFTRIGDKPGGKPHESDNFWSMGDTGPCGPCTEIFFDHGADVAGGPPGTPEEDGDRYIEIWNLVFMQFDRNKAGEMTPLTKPSVDTGMGLERLAAVMQKVHSNYEIDLFQSLIKAVAKLTATDDLENDSLKVIADHIRSCAFLVVDGVIPSNEGRGYVLRRIIRRALRHGHKLGKNDPFFYALVAPLVAEMGEAYPELSKLQTRVEQVLQQEEERFAETLDKGMRIFEERTADLAKGATIAGDVLFLLYDTYGFPVDLTADIARERGLGADMEGFDAAMGEQRDRARAASHFEIDEGMAELADASSEFVGYDGLSNQSTITAIYRDGQAVETLNGGEKGMVILDATPFYGESGGQIGDAGLLSGTDGTCFEVQDTQKQGSAFIHIGVVREGGALSVGAEVNGEVDADLRSAIACHHSATHLLHSALREVLGEHVQQKGSLVTAERLRFDISHFEAIKPEELVAIEKMVNDKIRENLSVDTRIMAIDDAREAGAMALFGEKYGDEVRVLSMGEFSVELCGGTHISRTGDIGLLKIVSEGGVAAGVRRVEAVAGAEALSWIDANESRLSSIAEMLKGSREDVDGRVQQLLERSRKLEKELEQLKGKLASSQGSDLAEQAVDVAGIKVLAARLDGADPKGLRDTVDQLKNKLGTAAVLLAAVNGDKISLVAGVSNDTTDRLKAGDLLKMVAEQVGGKGGGRPDMAQGGGSQPENLDQAIASVMAWVSEQLA, from the coding sequence ATGAACAGCAGTGCAGATATTCGCCAGGCCTTTCTCGACTTTTTTGCCGATAAGGAGCATCAGGTTGTCGCTTCCAGCCCATTGGTGCCAGGAAACGATCCGACACTGCTCTTTACCAATGCCGGTATGGTCCAGTTCAAGGATGTATTCACCGGGCAGGACAAACGTTCCTATGCGCGCGCCACCTCGGTGCAGCGCTGCGTGCGTGCCGGCGGCAAGCATAACGATCTCGAGAACGTCGGTTATACCGCTCGTCACCACACTTTCTTTGAAATGCTCGGCAACTTCAGTTTCGGTGACTACTTCAAGCGCGACGCGATTCAGCACGCCTGGCAGTTCCTCACCGAGACCTGTGGCCTGCCGGCGGAAAAGCTCTGGGTTACTGTCTACGAAGAGGATCAGGAGGCGGCCGATATCTGGCTCAACGAGCTGAAGGTCTCCCCTGATCGTTTTACCCGCATCGGTGATAAACCGGGTGGCAAGCCGCACGAAAGCGACAACTTCTGGTCGATGGGCGATACCGGTCCCTGTGGTCCCTGCACCGAGATCTTCTTCGATCACGGTGCCGATGTGGCTGGTGGTCCCCCCGGCACCCCGGAAGAGGATGGTGATCGTTATATCGAGATCTGGAATCTGGTCTTCATGCAGTTTGACCGTAACAAGGCGGGCGAGATGACGCCGCTAACAAAACCTTCCGTCGATACCGGTATGGGGCTGGAGCGTCTTGCGGCGGTGATGCAAAAGGTCCACAGCAACTACGAAATCGATCTGTTCCAGAGCCTGATCAAGGCGGTGGCCAAGCTGACCGCGACCGATGATCTGGAAAACGATTCACTCAAGGTCATTGCAGACCATATTCGCTCCTGCGCCTTCCTCGTCGTTGATGGAGTGATACCTTCCAATGAAGGGCGTGGTTATGTACTGCGCCGCATTATCCGTCGGGCACTGCGCCACGGTCACAAGCTGGGTAAAAATGATCCCTTCTTCTATGCGCTGGTTGCACCGCTGGTGGCCGAGATGGGCGAGGCCTATCCCGAGCTAAGTAAACTGCAGACACGTGTCGAGCAGGTGCTGCAACAGGAAGAGGAGCGTTTTGCTGAGACCCTCGATAAGGGGATGCGTATCTTTGAAGAGCGCACTGCTGATCTGGCCAAAGGTGCGACGATTGCGGGTGATGTGCTGTTCCTGCTCTACGATACCTACGGCTTCCCGGTCGATCTGACCGCCGATATCGCACGTGAGCGTGGGCTAGGTGCCGATATGGAGGGTTTCGATGCTGCCATGGGTGAGCAGCGCGACCGCGCTCGTGCCGCCAGCCACTTCGAGATCGATGAAGGGATGGCCGAGCTTGCCGATGCAAGCAGTGAGTTTGTCGGTTACGACGGCCTAAGCAATCAATCAACAATAACCGCCATCTACCGTGACGGCCAGGCGGTCGAGACGCTCAACGGTGGTGAGAAGGGAATGGTGATTCTCGACGCGACCCCCTTTTACGGTGAGTCGGGTGGTCAGATTGGTGATGCCGGTCTGCTCAGTGGCACCGACGGTACTTGTTTCGAGGTCCAAGATACGCAGAAACAGGGCAGCGCCTTTATCCATATCGGTGTGGTCCGTGAGGGTGGAGCGCTGAGTGTGGGTGCTGAGGTGAACGGTGAGGTTGATGCCGATCTTCGTAGCGCTATCGCCTGTCACCATTCGGCGACTCATCTGCTGCACTCGGCGCTGCGTGAGGTGCTGGGTGAACATGTGCAGCAGAAGGGCTCGCTGGTCACGGCTGAGCGGCTCCGTTTCGATATCTCCCACTTCGAGGCGATCAAGCCCGAGGAGCTGGTGGCGATCGAGAAAATGGTCAACGACAAAATTCGTGAAAACCTGAGTGTTGATACTCGCATCATGGCGATTGATGATGCCCGTGAGGCGGGTGCGATGGCGCTCTTTGGTGAGAAGTATGGTGATGAGGTTCGCGTGCTCTCGATGGGCGAGTTCTCGGTTGAGCTCTGTGGCGGTACCCACATTTCACGGACCGGTGATATTGGTCTGCTGAAGATCGTCTCCGAGGGTGGTGTCGCGGCAGGCGTACGCCGCGTTGAAGCGGTGGCGGGTGCCGAGGCGCTGAGCTGGATCGATGCCAACGAATCACGGCTTAGCTCAATTGCCGAGATGTTGAAGGGGAGTCGTGAGGATGTTGATGGACGCGTTCAGCAGCTACTCGAGCGTAGTCGCAAACTGGAGAAGGAGCTGGAGCAGCTGAAAGGCAAGCTTGCCTCAAGTCAGGGCTCCGATCTTGCCGAGCAGGCGGTCGATGTCGCTGGTATCAAGGTGCTAGCGGCGCGTCTCGATGGTGCAGATCCGAAGGGGCTGCGCGATACCGTCGACCAGCTAAAGAACAAGCTGGGTACGGCAGCCGTGCTGCTGGCAGCGGTTAACGGCGATAAGATTTCGCTGGTTGCTGGTGTCTCCAACGATACAACCGATCGCCTCAAGGCGGGTGATCTGTTGAAGATGGTTGCTGAGCAGGTGGGAGGCAAGGGTGGTGGTCGACCTGATATGGCTCAGGGTGGCGGCAGCCAGCCGGAGAATCTCGATCAGGCGATCGCCTCTGTAATGGCTTGGGTTAGCGAGCAGCTGGCATAG
- a CDS encoding regulatory protein RecX, with protein MAKRETGCQTESEVYATAVGLLARREHSQRELETKLKTRGVMPELIESVLNRLVDERLQSDERFAEAYLRQRSGKGYGPRRIVAELRERGVDDALVSAQFREAVAQGEIDWYERAASVYSKKFGDRPIEDMKERAKRMRFLQYRGFDHDHIAVVLEGE; from the coding sequence TTGGCAAAGCGTGAAACGGGCTGCCAGACCGAGAGTGAGGTCTACGCTACGGCGGTTGGTCTGCTTGCGCGGCGTGAACACTCGCAGCGCGAACTTGAGACCAAACTGAAGACGCGCGGTGTGATGCCCGAGCTGATTGAATCGGTCTTAAACCGTCTTGTCGATGAGCGTTTACAGAGCGATGAACGCTTCGCTGAGGCCTATCTGCGGCAACGAAGTGGCAAAGGTTACGGCCCCAGACGTATCGTCGCTGAGCTGCGTGAACGGGGTGTCGACGATGCGCTGGTCTCTGCGCAGTTTCGAGAGGCCGTGGCGCAGGGTGAGATCGACTGGTACGAACGTGCCGCTTCGGTCTATAGCAAAAAATTTGGTGATCGACCGATCGAAGATATGAAGGAGCGGGCAAAACGGATGCGCTTCCTTCAATATCGCGGTTTTGATCACGACCATATAGCGGTGGTGCTGGAGGGCGAATAG
- the recA gene encoding recombinase RecA, with protein sequence MDDQKKKALAAALGQIEKQFGKGSVMRMGDESTIRNIEAISTGSLGLDVALGIGGLPKGRVVEIYGPESSGKTTLTLQVIAEAQKVGGTCAFVDAEHALDPQYAEKLGVNVDDLLVSQPDTGEQALEITDMLVRSSAVDVVVVDSVAALTPKAEIEGDMGDSHVGLQARLMSQALRKLTANIKRSNTLVIFINQIRMKIGVMFGSPETTTGGNALKFYSSVRLDIRRIGAIKRGDEVVGNETRVKVVKNKVAPPFKQTEFDILYGQGISREGEIIDMGVKLDIVDKAGAWYSYNGDRIGQGKDNVRNFLKENADMAADIEGRIRAELLPDVVAGDAQEEPLEAAEG encoded by the coding sequence GTGGATGATCAGAAGAAAAAAGCACTAGCAGCCGCTCTGGGTCAGATTGAGAAGCAGTTTGGTAAAGGCTCAGTCATGCGTATGGGTGATGAGAGCACCATTCGTAATATCGAGGCGATCTCGACCGGTTCGCTGGGGCTCGATGTGGCGCTCGGTATAGGTGGTCTGCCCAAGGGGCGTGTGGTTGAGATCTACGGTCCTGAATCTTCGGGTAAAACGACTCTGACCCTGCAAGTGATTGCTGAGGCGCAGAAGGTTGGTGGCACCTGTGCCTTCGTCGATGCTGAGCATGCACTCGATCCGCAGTACGCCGAGAAGCTGGGTGTGAATGTTGATGATCTGCTGGTTTCTCAGCCCGATACGGGTGAGCAGGCGCTTGAAATCACCGATATGCTGGTCCGCTCCAGTGCGGTTGATGTGGTCGTCGTCGACTCGGTGGCGGCATTGACGCCTAAGGCTGAGATCGAGGGCGATATGGGTGACTCACACGTTGGCCTGCAGGCACGACTGATGAGTCAGGCGCTGCGTAAGCTGACCGCTAATATCAAACGCTCCAATACACTGGTGATTTTCATCAACCAGATTCGCATGAAGATCGGTGTGATGTTCGGTTCACCTGAGACCACTACCGGTGGTAACGCGCTCAAATTCTACTCCTCGGTACGTCTCGATATTCGCCGCATCGGTGCGATCAAGAGGGGTGACGAGGTGGTTGGTAACGAGACACGCGTTAAGGTCGTGAAGAACAAGGTCGCGCCCCCCTTCAAACAGACCGAGTTCGATATCCTCTACGGTCAGGGTATCTCGCGAGAGGGTGAAATCATCGATATGGGTGTGAAACTCGATATCGTCGACAAGGCGGGCGCCTGGTACAGCTATAACGGTGATCGAATCGGTCAGGGTAAGGACAATGTGCGTAACTTCCTCAAGGAGAACGCCGATATGGCGGCCGATATCGAGGGACGCATTCGCGCTGAACTACTTCCTGACGTGGTAGCAGGTGATGCACAGGAAGAGCCGCTGGAGGCTGCAGAGGGATAA
- a CDS encoding WYL domain-containing protein, which produces MAKPVKSVEEQLSELKWNTRQRLQYIEIMVFYCGVLTRNDVARAFGISDPAATKDISLYGRLAPENLIYKQALFGYVPGPNFTAIVSDLSPEAVLPMIAANLTSMNGPYGDSSIFSIPAERLPIPARLPHRTITAEVLRAVAQRRKVGITYRSLSDSDHDPVRIIEPHALCHNGLRWHIRAYSEQSFDFRDFVLSRITAAQLLDEEAESDAQYDEDWAESITLLLTPHPGLSEKKRQSLLIDYGAEDGIITIEVRRALLGYLLQQLSVDTSHDSSLNPDAYQLIVANRDEVEPFAEWAFR; this is translated from the coding sequence ATGGCTAAACCTGTAAAAAGTGTTGAAGAGCAACTCTCCGAACTAAAGTGGAATACCCGTCAGCGACTTCAATACATTGAAATCATGGTTTTTTATTGCGGCGTTCTGACACGAAACGATGTCGCCAGGGCTTTTGGTATTTCCGATCCCGCCGCCACCAAGGACATCAGCCTCTATGGCCGCCTCGCTCCAGAGAACCTGATCTACAAACAGGCACTGTTCGGTTATGTGCCGGGACCAAACTTCACAGCGATCGTCTCCGATCTCTCCCCGGAAGCGGTATTACCGATGATCGCCGCCAACCTGACCAGCATGAACGGCCCCTATGGTGATAGTTCGATCTTCAGCATTCCCGCCGAGAGACTGCCGATTCCCGCCAGACTTCCACACAGAACCATCACCGCCGAGGTGTTACGTGCCGTGGCGCAGAGACGAAAGGTCGGCATCACCTACCGCTCACTCTCCGACAGCGACCACGACCCAGTTCGCATCATCGAACCGCACGCGCTCTGCCATAACGGGCTGCGCTGGCACATCCGCGCCTATAGTGAACAGAGCTTCGATTTCCGTGACTTCGTACTCTCTCGAATCACCGCCGCCCAACTCCTCGACGAGGAGGCGGAGTCGGATGCTCAGTACGATGAGGATTGGGCAGAGTCGATCACCCTACTACTCACGCCCCACCCAGGACTGAGCGAGAAGAAACGCCAGAGCCTGCTAATCGACTACGGCGCGGAGGATGGAATCATTACCATTGAGGTGCGACGCGCCCTACTCGGCTACCTGCTGCAGCAGCTCTCGGTCGACACCAGCCACGACAGCTCACTCAATCCCGACGCCTATCAGCTGATAGTCGCCAATCGCGACGAGGTAGAACCGTTTGCAGAGTGGGCTTTTAGATAA
- a CDS encoding CinA family protein has translation MINKTVETAAELLSARGLRLATAESCTGGWVAKLMTDLPGSTAWFERGFVTYSNEAKQEMLGVAATTLERHGAVSEETVVEMAEGACRNSHADVALAISGIAGPGGAVPGKPVGTVCFAWLGRGWTTVVRSMLFEGDRDAVRSQAVELALSGLIDVLNTNE, from the coding sequence GTGATTAATAAAACGGTCGAGACGGCGGCGGAGTTGCTCTCCGCGCGAGGTTTACGACTGGCTACGGCGGAGTCGTGTACCGGCGGTTGGGTCGCCAAGCTAATGACCGATCTGCCAGGTAGTACGGCCTGGTTTGAGCGCGGGTTTGTAACCTACAGTAATGAGGCCAAGCAGGAGATGCTTGGTGTGGCTGCTACGACACTAGAGCGGCACGGTGCCGTCAGTGAAGAGACGGTAGTCGAGATGGCAGAGGGGGCGTGTCGCAACAGTCACGCCGATGTGGCTCTCGCCATCAGTGGTATCGCCGGTCCCGGCGGTGCGGTTCCCGGAAAACCTGTCGGTACGGTCTGTTTTGCCTGGCTGGGTCGAGGGTGGACAACGGTAGTGCGCAGTATGCTATTTGAGGGTGATCGCGATGCGGTCAGGTCGCAGGCAGTAGAGCTGGCCCTGTCGGGGCTGATCGATGTGCTCAACACCAACGAATAG
- a CDS encoding PilZ domain-containing protein, which translates to MLVDQSELGEKRDFLRMTVDCKVSFTELESGTSSEGRALNLSGRGVLFRSDKELKLGSQLDLHVIPDGSAVPPLNAKVEVVRVEMMEAEKSYEIGALILEMR; encoded by the coding sequence ATGCTGGTTGATCAAAGTGAATTGGGTGAGAAGCGCGATTTCCTCCGTATGACGGTCGATTGTAAGGTCTCGTTTACCGAGCTTGAGTCGGGGACGAGTAGTGAAGGGCGGGCGCTTAATCTGAGTGGCCGGGGTGTGCTGTTCCGTTCCGATAAGGAGCTGAAACTCGGTTCGCAGCTCGATCTGCATGTAATCCCCGACGGCTCCGCAGTGCCGCCGCTCAATGCAAAGGTTGAGGTGGTTCGTGTTGAGATGATGGAAGCGGAAAAGAGCTACGAGATCGGTGCCCTGATTCTGGAGATGCGCTAG
- a CDS encoding PhnD/SsuA/transferrin family substrate-binding protein, with product MADYLSEAISRDVVVRVGRTYEEHIHQIGIDLVDIAYMGPCPICTNG from the coding sequence CTGGCAGATTACCTGAGCGAGGCGATCTCCCGTGACGTCGTTGTTCGCGTTGGCCGCACCTATGAAGAGCATATCCACCAGATAGGCATAGACCTGGTGGATATTGCGTACATGGGCCCCTGCCCCATATGTACTAATGGTTAA
- a CDS encoding PhnD/SsuA/transferrin family substrate-binding protein encodes MRTWAPAPYVLMVKDYGLKPLLVKLQLNGSYKYTGLIITRKDSDI; translated from the coding sequence TTGCGTACATGGGCCCCTGCCCCATATGTACTAATGGTTAAGGATTATGGTCTAAAACCGTTGCTCGTAAAACTACAGTTGAACGGCAGTTATAAATACACCGGTCTAATTATTACACGCAAAGATAGTGACATTTAG
- a CDS encoding PhnD/SsuA/transferrin family substrate-binding protein — protein sequence MSHLVPHYMLLQRGLSERNLAHMQHLNSHRNVAHAVLAGDFDAGAIKAEVYKEFSKQNLRILAETPEYPTHTFVTRSNLSNKLVKELRTAMKSLGKSEQDVKYCVPLTPVLSPWFRQKIRTTRLCVTHSNRWTKPECLRTDEPVKNLSPISLSTGAVVTALCRNGSVAGTNTTHKESQHEP from the coding sequence ATGAGCCACCTCGTGCCTCACTACATGCTGCTGCAGAGGGGCTTGAGTGAACGCAATTTGGCACATATGCAGCACCTGAATTCACACCGCAATGTGGCACACGCTGTACTGGCCGGTGACTTTGATGCCGGAGCCATTAAGGCCGAAGTCTATAAAGAGTTTTCCAAACAGAACCTTCGCATCCTTGCAGAGACACCCGAATACCCAACCCACACCTTTGTCACCCGAAGCAACCTGTCGAATAAGCTGGTAAAGGAGTTAAGAACTGCCATGAAATCGCTGGGTAAAAGTGAGCAGGACGTGAAATATTGCGTTCCGCTCACTCCAGTCTTGTCGCCCTGGTTCCGGCAAAAGATCAGGACTACGAGATTATGCGTAACACACTCCAATCGCTGGACAAAGCCGGAGTGTTTGCGTACCGATGAGCCTGTTAAAAATCTATCCCCGATCAGCCTATCTACTGGCGCTGTTGTTACTGCTCTCTGCAGGAATGGCAGCGTGGCTGGTACAAACACAACACACAAAGAATCTCAGCATGAGCCATGA